In the genome of Paludisphaera rhizosphaerae, one region contains:
- a CDS encoding nickel pincer cofactor-dependent isomerase, group 22 has protein sequence MNFPPIARVRRTFDQPEVADVAAEVSRAVLSSRLVDRAPAGGSIAITVGSRGIANLPEIVRTTVDAVRSLGFRPFVVAAMGSHGGGTADGQRALLAELGVTEQTAGCPVRCEMDTVVLGTNAFGLPIHFDRNAFEADGIVLLNRIKPHTSFSGRYESGLLKMLAIGLGKREGAAQVHKLGLPGLVKMLPEVGEFLLTRTPVALGLAILENAADHVARVVAVEPDEILDVEPTLLAEARALMPGLPFRELDVLIVGELGKNFSGTGMDPNVIGRLRVETTRDHPSPVITRLAVLDVSEESCGNALGVGFADLTTERFVRAIDPTPVQVNSFTSNFLARARVPLALPDDRAVIAACLDTCWRIDPAEARMALIPNTLELTTLWVTQPLAEEVEAHPELSFETDFRPIPFKVGNRLDQNRLFPEGHRARKNLRSELTAEAPE, from the coding sequence ATGAACTTCCCGCCGATCGCCCGAGTCCGACGAACCTTCGACCAGCCCGAGGTGGCGGACGTCGCCGCTGAGGTCTCCCGCGCCGTCCTGAGCAGTCGGCTCGTCGACCGTGCGCCGGCCGGCGGGTCGATCGCGATCACGGTCGGCAGTCGGGGAATCGCCAACCTTCCGGAGATCGTCCGGACGACCGTTGACGCCGTCCGCTCGCTGGGCTTTCGTCCCTTCGTCGTCGCCGCGATGGGAAGCCACGGCGGAGGAACGGCCGACGGCCAGCGAGCCCTCCTCGCGGAGTTGGGCGTCACCGAACAAACGGCCGGCTGTCCCGTCCGCTGCGAGATGGACACCGTCGTCCTGGGGACCAACGCCTTCGGCCTCCCGATCCACTTCGACCGCAACGCCTTCGAGGCCGACGGGATCGTCCTGCTCAATCGGATCAAGCCGCACACCTCGTTCTCGGGCCGATACGAGAGCGGGCTGCTCAAGATGCTGGCAATCGGCCTGGGCAAGCGCGAGGGGGCGGCGCAGGTCCACAAGCTGGGCCTGCCGGGGCTCGTCAAAATGCTCCCGGAAGTCGGCGAGTTCCTGCTGACGCGAACGCCCGTCGCGCTGGGGTTGGCGATCCTGGAGAACGCCGCCGATCACGTCGCGCGGGTGGTCGCCGTCGAGCCCGACGAGATCCTGGACGTCGAGCCCACGCTGCTCGCGGAGGCGCGAGCCCTGATGCCGGGGCTGCCGTTCCGGGAGTTGGACGTTCTGATCGTCGGCGAGTTGGGCAAGAACTTCAGCGGCACCGGCATGGACCCGAACGTCATCGGCCGCCTCCGCGTGGAGACGACCCGCGATCATCCCTCGCCGGTGATCACGCGACTGGCCGTGCTGGACGTCTCCGAGGAGTCGTGCGGCAACGCCCTCGGCGTGGGCTTCGCCGACCTGACGACCGAGCGATTCGTCCGCGCCATCGACCCGACGCCGGTCCAGGTCAACAGTTTCACCAGCAACTTCCTGGCGAGAGCCCGCGTCCCGCTCGCCCTCCCCGACGACCGCGCGGTCATCGCCGCCTGCCTCGACACCTGCTGGCGGATCGACCCGGCCGAGGCGCGCATGGCCCTGATCCCCAACACGCTGGAGCTGACGACGCTCTGGGTCACCCAACCGCTCGCTGAGGAGGTCGAGGCCCACCCCGAGCTTTCCTTCGAGACCGACTTCCGGCCGATTCCGTTCAAAGTGGGGAATCGGCTGGACCAGAACCGCTTGTTTCCCGAAGGCCACCGCGCCCGCAAGAACCTGCGGTCGGAATTGACGGCTGAGGCCCCCGAGTGA